DNA from Rubripirellula lacrimiformis:
CTCGCAATCGTCCCTGATGCACATGCACCGCCCAATCGGATTGAACATCCAACTCGGCTGGCCCCTCGACGATCAACGTCGCACCACAAAAGAAGTCGATCTCTGCGATCCCTTCGTCGAACTGCAAACGTCCATCGGGAAGGATGTCACCCTCGCGATAGCTGACGCTGCCAATCGACCACTGCAAATCGGCCGATCGACGCAGCGTTGCGTGGCCCACGATGGTCTGCTCGCTAGCATCCACATCGCTGTTGGCCACCGCCGCTTCGTCGCGTCCAGCACCCAGGAAGTATCCTGCCATCCCCACTGCGATCATCAACGATGCTGCGATCGCGAACCATCGCACCGAACGAAAGCCACCGCCGTCCGATGTTGCGTCCAGCGATCCCGGTCGACGAACAGCCAACGCGTCCGACGGAAGGTCCGCCAACGATTCAGCGAACACTTCGCCCGGGTAGATCGCACAGAGCGCTTCGTGATTGTCCAGCAATTCCAGATAGCGTTTTACGGCCGCCGGGGATTCGTCAAGCAACTGGTTCAACCGGTCGCCGCCGGGTTCGGACAGTTGCCCGTCCATCATCCGCGATACCAGTGCATCAAGTTCTTGGATGGGATCAGACTTCATAACCGGTCTCCTGATCCAAGCCGCTGCGGACACATTCGGCCAACTGTTTCCGGATTCTGGATAGACGCATAGCGATGGCATCGATCGATTTTGATACTGCCTCGGCAATCAGCGAGATCGGATGCCCGTCGCGATACCGCTGCTGCACCAGTTCCCGATCAGCGTTGGGGAGACGTTCCAAGCAGTTCCGCAGGACCGGAATCCGCTCGTCGACAGCAGCCGCTTCATCGGCTGCGGTTCGATCGATCAACTGGGACACCTTGTCGGAAAAGATCAGCCGTCCGGATCCCTCTGATTTTCGAAACGCCATCACCTGAAATTTGGCGATCGTGAACGCCCAAGCGGTAAAGCTAGATCCGTGTTGGAAATCGTCGGCCTTGCGACATAGGACCTCGTTGGTCCGCTGCAACACCTCCAACGTCTGCTCTCTGTCGGCCAATCGTTTTAGAATGAATCCGTACAGACGCGGCTGGATCGTTGCGATCTGGACTGCGAAGTCTTCGGTGCCAGACGGCTCGTTAAGGGGTCCTGGTGGTGACATGCTTTGTTCATAGCCGGGATACGAGAAACCTAACAGGAATTTTCAAACAGATTTCCAAATCCGTGCCAGACGACGCTGGAACCTGGACGCATGCACAGTCAGCAGGCCGTTGAACTTGGTGTGGCGTCCTCGTTTGGCGGCAGACGGACGCTTGCCGCGACGCTGTCGATTGGCCTCAATCGCCCAAGCAAGACTGAAATTCCCGCAGGCTCACTTACTTTCCGCGATCGCGATCACTGCCCACGCGGTACCCCAATCGTTAGCCGTCGCGGTAGGCTTCCGCTTGGCGGACGTCTTGGTTCCCGGCACGATCCAACGCCCCGACGGCGTCTGCGTCCGAAACAGAAATTCGCGGGCCGAACTGAGTGAGGCTTGGTCGGCGCCGACCTTCGCGAGCGCGTACAGAGCGTA
Protein-coding regions in this window:
- a CDS encoding sigma-70 family RNA polymerase sigma factor, whose product is MSPPGPLNEPSGTEDFAVQIATIQPRLYGFILKRLADREQTLEVLQRTNEVLCRKADDFQHGSSFTAWAFTIAKFQVMAFRKSEGSGRLIFSDKVSQLIDRTAADEAAAVDERIPVLRNCLERLPNADRELVQQRYRDGHPISLIAEAVSKSIDAIAMRLSRIRKQLAECVRSGLDQETGYEV